The sequence GGCCGTCGACTCGATGGCGACCGTCTCCCGCATCGTCGGGGGCGTGTCGCTGTTGAGCGGCGTCAGGGCGCTGATGATGGAGTCAGGCGAGCCCGAGAACCGCGTGCGCCACCGGGCGAGGAGCGCGGCGCGGCGCTCCGTCGTCGTGAGACGGCCCGAGCTCACAGGGAGCCCGAGCATCGTCTCCCACTCGCTCAAGAGATAGAGCGCGGTGTCAGGGAAGGCTTCGTTGAGCGAAGCCGCGTTGGTGTCGCGCGCGTCGCTGATGCCGCGCCCCAGGTTGATCGCGTCGGCCGCGTTCAGCGAGTTGTCGGCCGCGGGGTACGCGGGGCCGAGCAGTCGCAGGAGCTGGCGCGCAAGGTCGCCGATCGCGCCCTCTTTCGTCGGGAGCGGCTGGATGATGTTGGGCATGGGTCCGGGGGCGCGGAGGGCGCAGGAATGCCGTCGCTAGAGAGGGTGGATGTCCGAATGGTGGGAGCGCAAGGGCGACCGTTGACCGCCCCTCCCCCGGCGGCGCTACCCTGCGGGGATGCGCTACGCCCTCGCCCTGCTCTTCGCCCTCACCGCCTGCGCCGCGGAGCCCGTGCTCCTGCCCGACGCCTCGACGCCCGACGCTGGC is a genomic window of Myxococcales bacterium containing:
- a CDS encoding DUF2313 domain-containing protein; this encodes MPNIIQPLPTKEGAIGDLARQLLRLLGPAYPAADNSLNAADAINLGRGISDARDTNAASLNEAFPDTALYLLSEWETMLGLPVSSGRLTTTERRAALLARWRTRFSGSPDSIISALTPLNSDTPPTMRETVAIESTA